One window from the genome of Halofilum ochraceum encodes:
- a CDS encoding acetate--CoA ligase family protein encodes MEAVDATGAGERADLRRRNLGRLLRPRQIAVIGGAAAVETVRQLDHIGFQGDIWPVNPKRESMEGRPCYASVADLPTGPDAAVVAVPAAHCPEVFAALNARGAGGGICFAAGFAEDGIADLEKRLVEAAGDVALVGPNCHGIINCLDRVALWPDDHGADPAESGFALISQSGNVALSATFQQRSAPFGYVIGTGNQAQLGVEDFIEALLDDPRIHAIGLFVEGLRDVGRFARAARRALGAGKPIVAIKVGASAEGARASQSHTAALTGSDSVYDALFDRLGIRRAGSLAELIETLKLFSVTGPLHGNEVISLSCSGGEAALMGDRLSAAGLTCPPPQPVQRIADAFRIQPTSVGNPLDYNTRIWGDTEAAAAGFETVLGDRYDAAILVLDFPPTGRARPDNWRSALDGFLLAQGRTGAPATVLSTLPEALPASAREACLAAGVTPLQGLDEGIRALAHGANWTKRRTALLEQPAWDGPLAAAPSITAAQSLDEAESKRRLAQYGLRIPRGRTTDRAGLADAAESLEYPLVLKAVGRDIGHKTELGAVALGIADQDQLLASAEAMATRLRAAGHAGKRWLVEEAVPDAVAELIVGVVRDPVAGPVLVVGSGGILAELVRDTRTLLLPAEQSDIRRAIESLAVGRVLAGYRGREGGDIDAAVEACAAIGRFTEAHADGIAELDVNPLLVRPAGLGAVAADALVRLVDPEPPAPEST; translated from the coding sequence ATGGAAGCGGTTGATGCAACCGGCGCCGGCGAGCGCGCGGACCTCCGACGCCGCAATCTCGGCCGTCTGCTGCGGCCACGCCAGATCGCGGTGATCGGTGGTGCCGCCGCCGTCGAAACGGTCCGCCAGCTCGACCATATCGGCTTCCAGGGCGACATCTGGCCCGTGAACCCGAAGCGCGAGTCGATGGAGGGCCGGCCCTGTTACGCCTCGGTCGCCGATCTGCCCACGGGCCCCGATGCCGCCGTGGTCGCGGTACCGGCCGCCCATTGCCCCGAGGTGTTTGCCGCACTGAACGCCCGTGGCGCCGGGGGCGGCATCTGTTTCGCCGCCGGGTTCGCCGAAGACGGCATCGCCGATCTGGAAAAGCGCCTGGTGGAGGCCGCCGGCGATGTGGCCCTCGTCGGGCCGAACTGCCACGGCATCATCAACTGCCTCGACCGCGTCGCGCTGTGGCCGGACGATCACGGCGCGGATCCGGCCGAATCCGGGTTTGCGCTGATCAGCCAGAGCGGCAACGTCGCACTCAGCGCGACCTTCCAGCAACGCTCCGCGCCATTCGGCTATGTCATCGGCACGGGCAATCAGGCCCAGCTCGGTGTCGAGGACTTCATCGAGGCCCTGCTCGACGATCCACGCATTCACGCGATCGGTCTGTTCGTCGAGGGCCTGCGCGATGTCGGGCGTTTCGCGCGCGCCGCGCGGCGTGCGCTTGGGGCCGGAAAACCGATCGTCGCGATCAAGGTCGGCGCATCGGCCGAGGGGGCGCGCGCGTCGCAGAGCCACACGGCCGCGCTGACAGGCTCCGACAGCGTCTACGACGCCCTGTTCGACCGCCTCGGTATCCGCCGCGCGGGATCGCTCGCGGAGCTTATCGAGACGCTCAAGCTGTTCAGCGTTACCGGACCGCTGCACGGCAACGAGGTGATCTCGCTGTCCTGCTCCGGTGGCGAAGCCGCGCTCATGGGCGATCGCCTGAGCGCTGCCGGGCTTACGTGCCCCCCGCCGCAGCCGGTGCAGCGGATCGCCGACGCGTTCCGGATCCAGCCGACCAGCGTCGGCAATCCGCTCGATTACAACACGCGCATCTGGGGTGATACCGAGGCGGCCGCCGCCGGCTTCGAGACGGTCCTCGGCGACCGGTACGACGCCGCGATCCTGGTGCTCGACTTTCCACCGACCGGGCGGGCACGGCCGGACAACTGGCGCAGCGCGCTGGACGGTTTTCTTCTCGCGCAGGGGCGTACCGGGGCGCCGGCGACGGTGTTGTCGACCCTGCCCGAGGCGTTGCCCGCATCCGCGCGGGAAGCCTGCCTCGCGGCCGGCGTGACGCCACTGCAGGGCCTGGACGAGGGCATCCGGGCGCTCGCGCACGGGGCGAACTGGACAAAGCGACGGACCGCCCTGCTCGAACAACCGGCATGGGACGGCCCACTCGCCGCGGCGCCGTCGATAACAGCGGCACAGTCACTGGATGAAGCCGAGAGCAAGCGTCGGCTCGCCCAGTACGGGCTGCGTATTCCCCGCGGGCGCACGACCGATCGGGCCGGCCTCGCGGACGCCGCGGAGTCACTCGAGTATCCGCTGGTCCTCAAGGCGGTCGGGCGTGACATCGGGCACAAGACCGAGCTCGGGGCCGTCGCACTGGGTATCGCGGATCAGGACCAGCTCCTGGCGAGCGCCGAGGCCATGGCCACGCGCCTGCGCGCCGCGGGTCACGCGGGCAAGCGATGGCTGGTCGAAGAAGCGGTGCCCGATGCGGTCGCCGAACTGATTGTCGGAGTGGTACGCGATCCGGTCGCCGGACCCGTGCTGGTCGTCGGCAGCGGGGGCATCCTGGCCGAACTCGTGCGCGATACCCGTACCCTCCTCCTGCCCGCGGAGCAGTCGGATATCCGCCGGGCCATCGAGTCGCTCGCGGTGGGACGCGTCCTCGCGGGTTACCGGGGCCGAGAAGGTGGCGACATCGATGCCGCCGTGGAAGCCTGTGCCGCTATTGGCCGGTTCACCGAAGCCCATGCGGACGGTATCGCCGAACTCGACGTGAACCCGTTGCTGGTGCGGCCGGCGGGGCTGGGTGCGGTCGCGGCCGATGCCCTCGTCCGACTCGTCGATCCGGAACCCCCCGCGCCCGAGTCGACCTGA
- a CDS encoding GlxA family transcriptional regulator, producing MTEHPTSTGTREIGFLLIPEFSMMAFFAAIEPLRIANRCSGQALYSWSIWSEDGEPVAASNGMTLLTDDAIGDQVAAPTVFVCSSFNHESHTSAPIIQWLRRLAGQGVVLGGIDTGAFLLARAGLLEGHTVTLHWESIPGFRELYPGIETTTELYEVDRRRLTSSGGTATMDLMLRFIAEEHGTDLATAVSEQLIHQRVRSKSDHQRMNLAARLDVHNPTLVRAVEFMGRNIESPVPVGGVAAHCGISQRQLERLFAEQLGAGPNAYYVRLRLENARELLHDTDRSVLEVALACGFGSCASLSRAYRRQYGIPPSRDRKWTA from the coding sequence ATGACAGAGCATCCGACGAGTACCGGGACCCGCGAGATCGGTTTTCTCCTGATCCCGGAGTTCTCGATGATGGCTTTCTTCGCCGCGATCGAGCCGTTGCGGATTGCCAACCGCTGCAGTGGCCAGGCGCTCTACAGCTGGTCGATCTGGTCCGAGGACGGTGAACCGGTCGCCGCCAGTAATGGCATGACCCTTTTGACCGACGACGCCATCGGCGATCAGGTGGCGGCGCCCACCGTTTTCGTGTGCAGCTCTTTCAACCACGAAAGCCATACGTCGGCACCGATTATTCAGTGGCTCCGGCGCCTGGCGGGGCAGGGCGTCGTGCTCGGCGGAATCGATACCGGTGCATTTCTGCTCGCGCGCGCCGGTCTGCTGGAAGGCCATACGGTTACGCTGCACTGGGAGAGCATCCCGGGCTTCCGCGAGCTCTATCCCGGCATCGAGACGACCACCGAACTGTATGAGGTCGACCGGCGCCGCCTGACTTCGTCGGGCGGCACGGCCACGATGGATCTCATGCTGCGTTTCATTGCCGAGGAGCATGGTACGGACCTCGCGACGGCGGTGTCCGAGCAGCTGATCCACCAGCGCGTGCGCAGCAAAAGCGACCATCAGCGCATGAACCTGGCGGCACGACTGGACGTCCACAACCCCACGCTTGTACGAGCGGTTGAATTCATGGGACGCAATATCGAGTCACCGGTACCGGTCGGTGGGGTGGCGGCGCACTGTGGTATCTCCCAGCGTCAGCTGGAGCGGCTGTTCGCCGAACAGCTCGGTGCCGGGCCGAACGCCTATTATGTCCGCCTCCGTCTCGAGAACGCTCGTGAACTCCTGCACGACACCGATCGCAGCGTACTCGAGGTTGCGCTCGCCTGTGGATTCGGTTCCTGCGCGAGTCTGTCCCGGGCCTATCGGCGGCAGTACGGCATCCCGCCGAGCCGCGACCGGAAATGGACGGCGTGA
- a CDS encoding acetoacetate--CoA ligase translates to MSEASEILRTPSASDLRDSHMARYMRWLGECGYGDFDDYASLYEWSISEPERFWATVWNWTGVIAHRDAECVLADRSMPGARWFPGARLNYAENLLREALHGDPQRMAVYAVSETRETRRVTYGELLSDVAAFRAWLEAQGVGPGDRVAGVVAHGPEAIVAMLATTALGAIWSSASPDFGVSAIVDRFGQIEPKVLVTVNGYGYNGKVYDRAEAIDELIERLPTAERTVVVPQLPGGAMPTTDHVTWDAALAAHSGAEPAFEPMAFDDPAFILYSSGTTGVPKCIVHGGGGTLLQHAKELIIHGDIRRDDVFFYFTTTGWMMWNWQVSALMTGAELVVFDGAPAYPSLDVCWQLAAERGVTHFGTSAKFIGACRNKELSPGSTSDLSALRVIFSTGSPLLPEDFDWGREHVGRDVLLASISGGTDIVSCFVGGCPLLPVRRGEIQCRMLGMDVQAWNDAGEPVVGEKGELVCRQPAPSMPVMFWNDPDGERYRRAYFDTFPGVWAHGDFITITESGGVIIHGRSDATLNPGGIRIGTAEIYRQVETMDEVADSIVAGQAWEDDERIVLLVVLNPGYELDQDLLQRMRSRIREGASPRHVPARIASVDEVPYTRSGKKVELAVSSVLRGDPVGNRDALANPDSLDRIAEIEELFV, encoded by the coding sequence ATGAGTGAAGCCAGCGAGATCCTCCGCACACCATCCGCTTCGGATCTGCGCGACAGCCACATGGCGCGCTACATGCGCTGGCTCGGCGAATGTGGCTACGGTGATTTTGACGATTACGCCTCGCTGTATGAATGGTCCATTTCCGAGCCGGAGCGATTCTGGGCGACCGTGTGGAACTGGACCGGCGTGATCGCGCACCGGGATGCGGAATGCGTGCTGGCGGACCGCTCGATGCCCGGTGCGCGCTGGTTCCCCGGCGCGCGCCTCAACTATGCGGAAAACCTGCTGCGCGAAGCGCTTCACGGGGATCCGCAGCGGATGGCGGTGTACGCCGTATCGGAGACCCGCGAGACGCGGCGGGTCACGTATGGCGAACTGTTGTCGGACGTCGCGGCATTCCGGGCGTGGCTCGAGGCGCAGGGAGTGGGGCCGGGTGATCGGGTCGCCGGCGTCGTCGCCCACGGTCCGGAGGCGATCGTGGCCATGCTTGCGACGACCGCACTCGGCGCGATCTGGTCCTCGGCATCACCGGATTTCGGGGTAAGCGCGATCGTCGACCGGTTCGGTCAGATCGAGCCGAAGGTGCTGGTCACCGTCAATGGTTACGGCTACAACGGCAAGGTCTACGACCGCGCCGAGGCCATCGATGAACTCATCGAGCGACTCCCGACGGCGGAGCGCACCGTGGTCGTGCCGCAACTGCCCGGCGGTGCGATGCCGACGACCGATCATGTCACCTGGGACGCCGCGCTGGCCGCCCACTCCGGCGCGGAGCCGGCGTTCGAGCCGATGGCATTCGACGACCCCGCATTCATTCTCTATTCATCCGGCACGACGGGGGTGCCCAAGTGCATCGTTCATGGCGGCGGCGGCACGCTGCTGCAGCACGCCAAGGAACTCATCATCCACGGAGACATCCGGCGCGACGATGTCTTCTTCTATTTCACCACCACCGGCTGGATGATGTGGAACTGGCAGGTCTCCGCGCTCATGACGGGGGCGGAGCTGGTCGTGTTCGATGGTGCACCGGCGTATCCATCGCTGGACGTCTGCTGGCAGCTGGCGGCGGAACGGGGTGTCACGCATTTCGGTACCAGCGCGAAATTCATCGGTGCCTGCCGCAACAAAGAACTGTCCCCCGGGTCAACCAGCGACCTGTCGGCCCTGCGCGTCATCTTCTCGACCGGGTCGCCGCTGCTGCCCGAGGATTTCGACTGGGGCCGCGAGCATGTCGGACGCGACGTCCTGCTGGCTTCGATCTCCGGCGGGACGGATATCGTGTCGTGTTTCGTGGGGGGCTGTCCGCTGTTGCCCGTGCGCCGTGGTGAGATCCAGTGCCGCATGCTCGGCATGGACGTACAGGCGTGGAATGATGCCGGTGAACCCGTGGTCGGCGAAAAGGGTGAACTCGTCTGTCGTCAGCCCGCACCATCGATGCCGGTCATGTTCTGGAACGATCCGGATGGCGAGCGCTACCGACGGGCGTATTTTGATACGTTCCCCGGCGTCTGGGCGCATGGTGATTTCATCACGATCACCGAAAGCGGCGGCGTGATCATCCATGGCCGCTCGGACGCGACGCTCAACCCGGGCGGCATCCGCATCGGCACCGCGGAAATCTATCGCCAGGTCGAAACGATGGATGAAGTCGCGGACAGTATCGTAGCCGGGCAGGCATGGGAGGACGACGAGCGCATCGTGCTGCTGGTGGTGCTGAACCCCGGTTACGAACTGGATCAGGATCTGCTCCAGCGCATGCGTTCGCGCATCCGGGAGGGGGCCAGCCCGCGCCACGTGCCGGCCCGGATCGCGTCCGTGGATGAGGTGCCTTACACGCGCAGCGGCAAAAAGGTGGAACTCGCCGTATCGAGCGTCCTGCGCGGCGATCCGGTCGGTAATCGCGACGCCCTCGCGAACCCCGACAGCCTCGACCGCATCGCCGAAATCGAGGAACTGTTCGTATAA